The genomic segment AAATGTCAAATCTTGGGAATTTTTGATGAAAAAAACGGCATGACGAAAAAAATTCAAAAAAAATCACTTTTTTTTTGTTGTGACGCTTGAATTACAAATTGCCGCCCCTATTTATCAAGTCATCTAACAGAACAACGAATTTTTGAAGTCGGAGAAGATTCACATGGGTAAAATTATTGGAATCGATTTAGGTACTACTAACTCTTGTGTAGCGGTACTTGATGGTGATAAAACACGCGTTATCGAAAACGCTGAAGGGGATCGTACAACGCCATCGGTTATTGCATTTACCGAAGAGGGCGAAACGCTAGTAGGTCAACCGGCAAAACGTCAGGCTGTGACTAACCCTCAGAACACACTGTATGCAATCAAGCGTTTGATCGGTCGTCGTTTCGAAGACGAAGAAGTACAGCGCGACATCGGTATCATGCCATTTAAGATTGTTAAAGCAGACAATGGCGATGCCTGGGTTGAAGTACGTGGCGAAAAGCGTGCAGCACCTCAGATTTCTGCTGAAGTCCTGAAGAAAATGAAAAAGACTGCCGAGGATTTCCTGGGCGAAGAAGTAACAGAAGCGGTAATCACTGTCCCTGCTTACTTCAACGATTCACAGCGTCAGGCAACAAAAGATGCCGGTCGTATTGCTGGTCTTGATGTAAAACGTATCATCAACGAGCCAACAGCAGCGGCACTTGCCTACGGTATGGACAAAAAACAAGGCGACAACGTTGTTGCAGTGTATGACTTAGGTGGTGGTACATTCGATATCTCAATCATCGAGATTGATGAAGTTGAAGGAGAGCACACATTCGAAGTACTTGCAACGAACGGTGACACGCACTTAGGTGGTGAAGATTTCGATAACCGCGTAATCAACTATCTGGTTGCTGAATTCAAGAAAGACCAAGGCATTGACCTGAAAACTGATCCGCTGGCAATGCAGCGTGTGAAAGAAGCCGCTGAAAAAGCGAAGATTGAGCTTTCATCTGCACAGCAAACTGAGGTAAATCTACCTTACGTAACTGCTGACGCAACAGGTCCTAAGCACATGAACGTGAAGTTGACTCGCGCAAAACTTGAGTCTCTGGTTGAAGACCTGGTTGCACAGTCTATCGAGCCGCTAAAGCGTGCACTGGCTGATGCGGACCTGTCTGTAAGCGACGTAAATGACATCATTCTGGTCGGTGGTCAAACACGTATGCCACTGGTACAGAAGCAAGTTGCAGAGTTCTTTGGTAAAGAGCCTCGTAAAGACGTAAACCCTGATGAAGCAGTAGCCGTTGGTGCTGCGGTTCAAGGTGGTGTACTTGCTGGTGACGTGAAAGATGTACTGCTACTTGACGTTTGTCCTCTGTCTCTGGGTATTGAGACTATGGGCCAAGTCATGACTGCGCTTATTGAGAAAAACACGACGATCCCTACTAAAAAGTCGCAAACTTTCTCAACAGCAGAAGACAACCAGTCAGCGGTAACAATCCATGTACTGCAAGGTGAGCGTAAGCGTTCAAGCGACAATAAGTCTCTTGGCCAGTTCAACCTGGAAGGTATTCGTCCTGCACAGCGTGGTGTACCACAAATCGAAGTAACGTTTGATGTTGACGCGGACGGTATCTTACACGTATCTGCGAAAGATAAAGACACAGGTAAAGAGCAGAAGATCACGATTCAAGCGTCTTCAGGTCTGAGCGACGATGAAATCGAAAACATGGTTCGTGATGCAGAAGCGAATGCTGAAGAAGACAAGAAGTTCGAAGAGTTGGTAGGCGCTCGTAACCAGGCTGATGCTTTGGTTCATGCGACTCGCAAGCAAGTAGAAGAAGCTGGCGACGACCTACCTGCTGACGACAAAACCGCGATTGAAGTGGCACTGTCTGAGCTGGAAACAGCGATTAAAGGTGAAAGCAAAGAAGAAATCGATGCTAAGACCCAGGCACTTGCAGAAAAGTCTCAGAAGCTAATGGAAATTGCTCAGGCGAAAGCTCAGGCGCAACAACAAGCTGGCGGTGACGCAGGTGCACAGCAAGCAAACAAAGCTGACGACGATGTAGTAGATGCCGAGTTTGAAGAAGTGAAAGACGACAAGTAATTGTTGACTTGTAAGTGCACACAGGCCTAGCCTGGAGTGCTAAACAGGGCCTGTTTATCCTTCAAATTCTCGCGAATGGCAAAGGTAAGCAGGCTCTGACGTATTTAAATTAGAGCGGTAAGTGAAAGAGCAGAGGCACTAAGTCTCTTATGTGGCACAATTAAACACTTATTCGCCAGGCGGTCATCACAGTGGCTGATCGCTCAGTAAGATGTGTGAGAACTATGTCAAAACAAGACTATTACGACGTTCTTGGGGTATCAAAAGACGCCGGTGAACGTGAGATTAAAAAGGCCTATAAACGCCTTGCAATGAAGTATCACCCTGACAGAACGGCGGGTGATGCTGAGCTGGAAGCAAAGTTTAAGGAAGTAAAAGAAGCCTACGAAGTCTTAACTGATAGTCAAAAACGCCAGATGTATGATCAATACGGCCATGCTGCCTTTGAACAAAACGGTGGTGCAGGCCATGGTGGATTTGGCGGCGGTGCTGATTTTGGTGATATTTTCGGGGACGTATTCGGTGATATTTTTGGAGGCGGCAGACGTCAGTCACGCCAGCAACGGGGAGCAGATCTGCGCTATAGCTTAGATCTTAGCCTGGAAGATGCTGTACGGGGCAAAGAAGTCGAGATTCAGGTACCAACTTGGGTATCCTGTAAGCCATGTGATGGCAGTGGTGCTAAATCAGGCTCAAAGCCAAAGACATGTTCAACATGTCATGGTGCAGGTCAGGTTCAAATGCGCCAGGGTTTCTTTGCTGTGCAGCAAACTTGTCCTACATGTCAGGGCACGGGTCAGGTTATTTCAGATCCATGCGATAGCTGTCATGGTCAGGGTCGCGTTGAGAAGACGAAGACCTTATCTGTGAAGATCCCCGCAGGTGTTGATACTGGAGACCGTATTAGACTCTCCGGAGAAGGCGAAGCGGGTATGCACGGTGCCCCTGCTGGGGACTTATATGTTCAGGTGAGTGTAAGAGAACACCCGATTTTTGTTCGCGATGGTAACAATTTATACTGCGAAGTGCCTATCAGCTACACCACAGCGGCATTAGGCGGGGAAATTGAAGTACCGACGCTAGATGGCAGAGCAAACCTCAAAGTGCCTTCTGAAAGCCAGACCGGCAAAATGTTCAGAATGCGCGGTAAGGGCGTGAAATCTGTGCGCAGCGGTGCTGTGGGTGACTTGATCTGTAAAGTGGTAATAGAAACTCCGGTTAACCTGAATGAAAGACAAAAAGAGTTACTAAAAGAGCTGGAGGAGAGCATGGGCAGTGATGCGGGTAAAAACCGTCCTAAGGCTCAGGGGTTCTTTGATGGCGTGAAGAAATTCTTTGATGATCTAACTAAGTAAGTACGCGTTTAACGAGTTTTCAGCTTACTCTTAAGAAAAACAAACGGCGCTTAACGGCGCCGTTTTCTCTCAGTTTAACAGCATGAGATGATCCATATCTCCAGTGCATTTACATGCCAGCACTGTTCGACTGTGTCCTGTTAAAAGAAGTCCATCGGTACAGCCCAATCGTTTACACTTGGACGCACAGGTCACACTGCTTTCCCAAAAGTAATACTCATTAGTCAAAAAAGATAATGCCACGTAGCTAACCGCACAAACGGCTGCGATACGAACAAGGTACTTGCTCATAACGACTCCCCGGCGCAATAATACAGTGCGTGTAGAGGTAATTAGACTTTAGTCTAATTTGGCGTTTTGTCTACCTTAAGTTAGGGTTATTCACTATGACGCGCCATTGAATTTTTTAAGACAGCCAGGTACAGGA from the Pseudoalteromonas sp. R3 genome contains:
- the dnaK gene encoding molecular chaperone DnaK, with the translated sequence MGKIIGIDLGTTNSCVAVLDGDKTRVIENAEGDRTTPSVIAFTEEGETLVGQPAKRQAVTNPQNTLYAIKRLIGRRFEDEEVQRDIGIMPFKIVKADNGDAWVEVRGEKRAAPQISAEVLKKMKKTAEDFLGEEVTEAVITVPAYFNDSQRQATKDAGRIAGLDVKRIINEPTAAALAYGMDKKQGDNVVAVYDLGGGTFDISIIEIDEVEGEHTFEVLATNGDTHLGGEDFDNRVINYLVAEFKKDQGIDLKTDPLAMQRVKEAAEKAKIELSSAQQTEVNLPYVTADATGPKHMNVKLTRAKLESLVEDLVAQSIEPLKRALADADLSVSDVNDIILVGGQTRMPLVQKQVAEFFGKEPRKDVNPDEAVAVGAAVQGGVLAGDVKDVLLLDVCPLSLGIETMGQVMTALIEKNTTIPTKKSQTFSTAEDNQSAVTIHVLQGERKRSSDNKSLGQFNLEGIRPAQRGVPQIEVTFDVDADGILHVSAKDKDTGKEQKITIQASSGLSDDEIENMVRDAEANAEEDKKFEELVGARNQADALVHATRKQVEEAGDDLPADDKTAIEVALSELETAIKGESKEEIDAKTQALAEKSQKLMEIAQAKAQAQQQAGGDAGAQQANKADDDVVDAEFEEVKDDK
- the dnaJ gene encoding molecular chaperone DnaJ; translated protein: MSKQDYYDVLGVSKDAGEREIKKAYKRLAMKYHPDRTAGDAELEAKFKEVKEAYEVLTDSQKRQMYDQYGHAAFEQNGGAGHGGFGGGADFGDIFGDVFGDIFGGGRRQSRQQRGADLRYSLDLSLEDAVRGKEVEIQVPTWVSCKPCDGSGAKSGSKPKTCSTCHGAGQVQMRQGFFAVQQTCPTCQGTGQVISDPCDSCHGQGRVEKTKTLSVKIPAGVDTGDRIRLSGEGEAGMHGAPAGDLYVQVSVREHPIFVRDGNNLYCEVPISYTTAALGGEIEVPTLDGRANLKVPSESQTGKMFRMRGKGVKSVRSGAVGDLICKVVIETPVNLNERQKELLKELEESMGSDAGKNRPKAQGFFDGVKKFFDDLTK